The Streptomyces avermitilis MA-4680 = NBRC 14893 genome contains a region encoding:
- a CDS encoding amino acid deaminase, translated as MSAEALARLATDRVDHRFKGLPPDAEGLTVGELAAQRRDLFTGGFTTPVLALSAERLTHNLELMETYAARHGLAFAPHGKTSMAPQLFQRQLEHGAWGITLAVPHQVRVAREFGIQRVFLANELVDAAALRHIAADLAADPGYRFICYVDSVRGVELMDAALRGTPRPVDVVVELAAGEGARTGVRTEEECAAVADAVAATPTLRLVGVAGYEGEVPRADSERVHAWLRRLVALAVDLDRAGRFKDAGEIVVSAGGSAWFDAVADVFAGIPGLSLPVLKLLRSGAYVSHDDGHYRRLTPFTRVPEEGALHPAFRLWTQIVSRPSPGQAFANAGKRDAAYDLDLPLAQVVRDAGSGEIRDAAGIEVTALSDQHAWLRTAPEAELEVGDWVGLGLSHPCTSFDKWQLIPLVEADGTVVDYIRTFF; from the coding sequence ATGAGTGCCGAAGCGCTCGCCCGGCTCGCCACGGACCGCGTGGACCACCGCTTCAAGGGCCTCCCGCCGGACGCCGAGGGGCTGACCGTGGGCGAGCTGGCCGCCCAGCGCCGCGACCTCTTCACCGGCGGCTTCACCACCCCGGTCCTCGCCCTCTCCGCCGAACGCCTGACGCACAACCTCGAACTCATGGAGACCTACGCGGCCCGCCACGGCCTCGCCTTCGCCCCGCACGGCAAGACCTCGATGGCGCCGCAGCTCTTCCAGCGCCAGCTCGAACACGGCGCCTGGGGCATCACCCTGGCCGTCCCCCACCAGGTGCGGGTGGCCCGGGAGTTCGGCATCCAGCGGGTGTTCCTCGCGAACGAGCTGGTCGACGCGGCGGCCCTGCGCCACATCGCCGCCGACCTCGCGGCCGACCCCGGCTACCGCTTCATCTGCTACGTCGACTCCGTGCGCGGAGTGGAACTCATGGACGCGGCGCTGCGCGGCACGCCCCGCCCGGTGGACGTCGTCGTCGAGCTCGCCGCCGGAGAGGGCGCCCGTACCGGGGTGCGCACGGAGGAGGAGTGCGCGGCGGTCGCGGACGCGGTGGCCGCGACGCCGACGCTGCGTCTGGTCGGGGTCGCGGGCTACGAGGGCGAGGTGCCGCGGGCGGACTCCGAGCGGGTCCACGCCTGGCTGCGCCGGCTCGTCGCGCTGGCGGTGGACCTCGACCGGGCGGGGCGCTTCAAGGACGCGGGCGAGATCGTGGTCAGCGCGGGCGGCAGCGCCTGGTTCGACGCGGTCGCCGACGTGTTCGCCGGGATCCCCGGCCTCTCCCTGCCCGTGCTGAAGTTGCTGCGCTCGGGCGCGTACGTCTCGCACGACGACGGCCACTACCGCAGGCTCACGCCCTTCACCCGGGTCCCGGAGGAGGGTGCCCTCCACCCCGCCTTCCGTCTCTGGACGCAGATCGTCTCGCGCCCCTCCCCCGGGCAGGCGTTCGCCAACGCGGGCAAGCGGGACGCGGCGTACGACCTGGATCTGCCGCTGGCGCAGGTCGTGCGGGACGCGGGGTCGGGAGAGATCCGCGACGCCGCCGGCATCGAGGTGACGGCCCTCTCGGACCAGCACGCGTGGCTCCGTACGGCCCCGGAGGCGGAGCTGGAGGTCGGCGACTGGGTCGGCCTGGGCCTGTCCCACCCCTGCACGTCCTTCGACAAGTGGCAGCTGATCCCCCTGGTGGAAGCGGACGGGACGGTCGTCGACTACATCCGTACGTTCTTCTAG